Genomic segment of Saccharomycodes ludwigii strain NBRC 1722 chromosome VI, whole genome shotgun sequence:
taatttgATTTCTACCGCTGGTTCCTTACAGGATGACAAAGAATCGACACTTGATTACTTTCCTAACAATGCAGCCAATAAAGACAGCGCGCCCAACCTTTTGttggaaaatgaagaaactTTAAAGTCCTTAACACCATCcaattctttaaatttttttagaaatgaACATGTAGTTATTTCCAAAACAAAATCTTTTACAgatcttttttcaaaaaaccCCCCTCGTAGTAACCAtatacaaacaaataaatctATGGAAATCTCTAAAGATGTGACATACACTAACATTAATTCAATTGTGAATATTAATAGGGACAACGATAACACAAAAGACAACTGTGAAAATGAAGACGAAATGTATCCAAAGACGATTATGAAAAGAAGTAAAAGTGTGAGTAACTTTTTCAACAAGCCAAACTTCCACCTCCGTACCATGTCTTTGTCGGCTAATTATAATAGAAGGAAAGAAGGCAGAAAAATTTCGAATGTCTCCCATATTTCTAATGTTTTAAACAATGAgaataataagaaaaacaCTACGATTTATACagtaaaaaatagtaattttACTTCATTAtctagtaataataataacaataatgaaaatttgtTACCGGTATGCCCATCACCTAATTTTACGATTACTTCTTTAGATGAATTGAGTGGAAGCCCTAGTAAGGTCCCCAGTATCTTTAGAAAGGCTTCTCTATTGatcaacaatatttttaattcaaataCGGGTACTACTATTAACTCTAGTAGCTTCTCTTTCCCACCTccatcaaataaaaatgaaatagaaattattttcagtaGTGATGGTGAGATTGCTTAAAAGATAAACTCATTTGACAGTGTTAATTAATAGCTCTAAAAAAAGACGCAAGCcgtattatattttttttaaaattgatatTAACTCTGTGGCATAACTAACAAGGGTGAAAAGAGATgtcgaaaaaaaaaaaaaaaaaagttaaataatCATCATAACTAGTACATTCtatgttaaaaatagagacttttatataaagtatattcttatatatataaacatatatatatatatatatatatcaaattaaaaagaagggAATGCATACAAATgatagttttattaaattcttCATTTAATTGTCCGACCAATTGtttctattttaatatcattcTATTAGCTACTTGATAactaatattttgaatcaTTTGTCGaagaaaatttgtttttttcgaGATTTTCAACCTGTTGGTACTTTCCctcttttaaaatcttaAACAAGTATTCTTCAGTAGTCAAATTTTTACCCAATTCATTTTCCACTTGTGATTTAGAAGCTTCTCCAAAAGCACCTTCGGTGCCTCTGCCAGATTGTGTAgtgaaaattttaaaaactggAACCACATTAGCTAATTCACTTAATTTTGGGTTCGCTTTAAAGTTGTTGAGGATTTCCGAGTTTTCAGCGAAAACTATCAAATCGGTGTCTTTacctttaaaaattacttTGACGTTATTAGTGTTTGacattttttgtaattgtAATGGAGCAGTATTGATATAGAGATTTATAAGTTGTTGGATATATGAGATAACTTAtctttatttgatatttatcttttttggacattacaaaataaactactaaaatttaaattttaatttaaattaaaaggaaaaaggaatgaataaataaataagttcCAGAAGATAAGAacaaagagaaaaaaagaaaaaaacctCAGGTTTAAAtactaaatatattttttttttctttctcttttttttttttaaggtaTGACATAAGAAATTAGTTTATATACAGAAAGATCTTGACATTTTTGATGCTAAGGGATAAAAGATATGAATAGAAATCGCAAATTTGAACAAACAAACATCAACAATTTCAGTTTTGTATTAATTTGAAAGCAATGCTTAACAAAGATTCTATGGCCTTCTATTAAGAAAATTCATCCctgattttttatttttttttatagttgttgatcttttttttttcagtgcaaaaataaattacgAAAGAAGGGGGAAATGATCAAATGTACaatacaaacaaaataggaaaatgttttattaatatcaaaaattataaagcCCATTTGCCACCCTgtctttctctttctctttctctttctctttctccCCCCTTTTTTTGCTTGTCCCTTTTTTACCCCCTTTTAGGGCTTGCAAGTACAAAATCAGAATTACGTGGCTTTCCATCTACATCGCACATCGCATAACACCCCCAgccaaaaatataattctaCTACAATAACAACTTTTATATTACGTACATATTTTATATCAATCtcaatcataataataaccatTGGCTATAAATTTGATCATATACTCTTCTACATGTTTAGTACCCTCAtattcatcttcatcataaTTATCTCCTTTAATATCGTCTATTTtaccactattattatccacAGAATATTCCTTAAAATCTTCCGTATCaacattttcttcttcttgcAACGCCATTTTTGCTGCCCTAGCGTCATCTTCATCCTCTACTTGGCTTAACAATTTGCTAAAATTACCACTCTTCTTGACATTTTCGTTACCAGAATCATTCACATTGCTAATgttaatctttttattctcACTACTATCTTCAATCAGTAACCTATCGTCTTTCAATTCCACGGGTGCTTCTGACCCCAACAAATCTTTGACTGtcaatttagaaaaataatctGTCGTAAAATCCCCCTGTTGAATAACAACATTATCTAATCGTCTCTTTTGGTTGGCCTTGTCTAAAATATTACTCTCAATCGTATGTTCACTAACAAATCGGTAGATATGGACATCTCTTGTTTGTCCAATTCTATGGCACCTATCTTGGCACTGTTTGTCCATTGCAGGGTTCCAATCACTAtcataaaatataacagTATCTGCACCGGTCAAATTTATACCAAGCCCACCAGACCTACTTGACAAAATAAAGACTGTTATCTTCGAGTCATTGTTAAACCTTTCCGTTAATATCTGTCTATCTTCAATCTTAGTAGCACCATCCAATCTTAAATACAAGTACCCATgataattcaaaaattgtTCCAAAATATCCAATACTTTGGTCATTTGAGTAAAAATTAGTACTCTATGTccatttttcttcaaatcaGCTAATAGAGTGGTCAATTTCTGCAACTTGCCACAATCATATTgtaataatgatttatCTGGAAATTCAATACTTAATTTAGTTTGAACAAAATGATTAAAGGCAACAACAGGGTTTTTGTTCACATTATCGTTCAATAGTAATTGATctctaataatttttttttcataacCTTTTAAATATACTGAAATAGGATCAATGCCCATAAATATTTCCTTGTTTTCTAAAACCACTATTTTGGGTGTCAAAAAGgcaaattttttgataatacccttttcttttaaaataaaatcatcgTAACTTTTAACCAACTTTGTTGACAATACACTAGAGCTGCTGGGAACCTTAAGTAACTTGATTAAATTCAAACCGAATTTCGGTTTGCCCTGTTTACATCTATGTTgattaatataatttaatagtTGCAATTTATTGATTTCAGAAACAATTTGCAACCGATTATAACGTTTGTAGTACTCTTCAATGTCTTGAAAATCAAACATTGTTGTCATGGAGTTGTCTCTATCAGCCTCTTTCCGCAATTTCGCCACTTCCTTAACAAAACTATCAAGCACAGATAGTTTCGATATTTCAGCGTACTTGAGCGACGTGTTCTTTTGCTCATTATTAATGtctaaaaactttaaattcaaaaagtTCAAATCCAGTTTGTTGTTGCTATCAGAAATAATCATTTTATTTgccaaatataaataatcatGGTATATAGATTTTGAAATGGCAAACGATGTGACAACTGGCCTTACTTCAAATAGATCTGGGTGATTACAAACCTTTCTTAACTGCATTAAGCAATTAATAATAGACATAAAATTTCCACTGGCCAAAGTTTCCTTGGTTTGTGCTCTAGCCATAAAATCATCATACAAATATCGCTGTCTTTTCGATAATTTGCAATAGATTATATGCTCATATTTAGCTGgcatttgtttttcaacGTCCGCCTTCAATCTTCTTAATAGATACGGCCTCAAAACTTGATGCAACTTATCCACTGTTTTTTGTGTTTCCTCATCAGTACTGTTTAGCAGATTATATTTGTCACCACTGTCGTTGTTCTTGGTTCCAAGCTCCATGATCTTATTGACTGGATTCCCAAACCAATTTTGGAAAGCTTCTAGATCTGCAAACCCCTTTACAGTACCATCTGTCATAATAGTCTTGGgcattaaaaaatacaatagTGACCAAAGCTCTGCTAAATTGTTTTGTAATGGCGTACCAGTTAAAAGCAATCTTCTTTCTGTATTAAAGTTTAGCAAAGCTTGCCAACGGGTAGatctaaaatttttgatattgtGTGCTTCATCTAATATCATATACTGCCATGTTTTCCGTTTAAAACTGTGTTGGTCAGTAACTACCAATTGATATGAGGTAATACAAACATGAAAAGAATTAGGATTGTTCCAacctttcctttttcttttacgTTCTTGGGGCGACCCATAATATGCCAATACTTTGAAACCTGGCGCAAACCTTTTAAATTCCATTTCccaatttaataaaacactTGTAGGGACCACAATTAAATGTGGCCCCCAGTTTTGCTTTTCACATGCTAACCAACACAATAAGGATATTGTTTGTATGGTTTTTCCTAATCCCATCTCATCTGCTAAAATACCGTTtgtgttattgttatacaATGACGCTAACCAATTCAATCCTTGTTTTTGATAACTTCTTAGGGTTCCCTTTAATAACGGGGGAACCGGAACATCAACAACTTTCAATTGTTCACCCTCATATTCCTCCTTATTTTCTATAAAATCTCCCTTCTCATCTGAATAATTAGATGTTACATTACCTTCTTCATAATCTGCATCAAAACTCGTATCTTTCTCCTCTATTTCAagttcattattatttagtaACAAGCCTAATTGGGTCTTTGGTTTCCCTTGAATattctcttcttcttcttcttcctcctccCCCtctgaagaagaagaagcagaagaagaagaagaagaagaagaggaagaactATATTCTGTAGTTATAGAATCGCTTTCACTGTCAACGTCGCTTTGACTAGCATtgtaatttatttcttcttttgcACTTTTAGATACTAAAGCACCTATATTTACAGAATTTTCGTTTACTAAAGGTTGTGGTCCAATTGATATATCTGTGTCTTGTAAAATGTTTACCTCGTCTAATTTAGcgtatttttctttcaattGCTCGACACTAAGTTTAGAATCATCATATTCACCTTTTCTCTCTCTATTTTCATCCAGAGAAACGTTGGCATCCTTTATAGTTCCAGTTAAATATTGGCTACCAGCACCTTCCCTATCCTCATCACTGGTAGTATCTATATTCATATCATCTACAGAGGACAACTTCTTGTCATCGTTTGTAGAAAAATCGGATGACAAAGAAAGATCATCATCTGAAAGTTCCagactttttttatttaattgagCACCTAGTAATTTAGTACTTTTCTCTAGCATTTCActtaaatgttttttaccttgtattttctttaattcctcttcttcatccTTCTTCAAAACCCTATATGCCTTTTCGGCTAGCGACCATCTTTTTCTAACCGCCTGTGCAGCTGTCCTGGCTAATGCccttatatttttctcatgttgttttttcatACGTTCTTCTGCACCAGATATATGTTTGAAATGTTGCTCAACCATTTGGGAGACTTTTTTAGCCCTAGCAATTCTCGCTCTAGTACTATTGTGGAATATTTTACTTAATTTGATACCTTGATTCATTAAATGATCTTGTATGGgaaattgattttgttgCTTATATATGAAGGTAATAGGCTCGGGTTTCCTTaaaatgttattactaATAGTATTTTGCGAACTGTTAACATCTTTTAAAGTGATTTCCTTTAATAATtgattttccaaatttacTTCTAAAACTCCCTTTTCTACACCTTTCCTAATGTCTTGAaatacctttttttgtttggaaataaaattttcatattCTTGCTCGTCAACATCCTCATCTAAAGACCTAAAAGAAGTTAGATATGCCGAtaaattgttaaatttaGGTTTTGTTACATTTTCTGGGTTTGTTACTGTTGGTTTCGGTAAATTAACATAAAACTTGaactttaattttgaagagttatatttttcatccTGACTTtcggaagaagaaggagaaggagatggtgatgatgatgatgacgatggggtaaaataaaatggatcttctactttttgtttttcatcatTTACATTTAACATTAAATAGGGTTCGGAAAGcatatttgattttttttgtttcttcaAAGGGTTTCGGTgctgatattttattttattatcttccAAAGTATTtgatcttttattattagctcTGTCATTAATACGATTATTCTCCTTAGGTTCCTCATTCTTTAAACTATCAGTATTCagtattgtatttttatatgtttCATCCAATATTTTCCTTAAATGTCCGTACTTAGCATTTACAAGTTCGTCcaaagtattattaatgtttGAAGTAATTCCATCGCTGTTATATTTGGTTGCGGTTAGTGTATCCGTTGCTTTTGTTTCCCCCCCGTCTATTCTTCTCCCTCTTCTCCTTCTACTTCTTATCCTGCGAGAAGCTGgtaaatcattattatcgGAAATAAGATTATCTGGACCAGTAATATTGTGATTCGTATTAGTAGCATCCTTATCGGTACTCTCGAGGTTTAATCCGTGttcctttaaaaaatcagaaAAAACAAGGCTTTCCCTTTTTTCTCTGAAAAGTGGATCAAATTCATCTATATTTGTAAAGTTGTACAAGTGAAATAGTTCATTGGTCAAAACCTCatattgaaattttaaatctgCCAAAAGATCGATATCGTTTTTCTTATCGTTTGTAGATGAGTCACTGTTAATATTGTTGAGTATTGGTGAATTATTGTGTGTGTTACTGTTAGTCATAttatattaacaataattattattattattattttttttttttttttttcttttttttttttggcttATATTACAGATTATAacgttgttattatatttccctatacatatacatatacatatattctGAATAAAAGACGCTTTATTTACTAATTATCTGGATACATAAAAGTTATTGGTAGCAAtagaaagtaaaaaatttcaGCAATTCAATAAGATAATTTTCTTGTGGATAGCTCCAAATTTAACTTATGTTATATGTGTTTTTAGGAGGTTTATTGTATTTTACCTGGTTgtgtaatttttaaagaggcaaaaaaaaaaaaaaatttttttctaaaagaatttaaaaattcaggaaaaaaaaaaattggtaaaaATGATACACAAAACGTGAAGCAAAGCACATTCGctaagagaaaaaaaaagagaaaaaaaacttgatataaagaaaaaaaaaaaaaaaaaaaacaaaaaaggtGAAAAATGgagaataaaatattaaaaaaaaaaagaaaaagaaaaaaaaatatattgtcGGACTTAGTTTCTGTCCTCGGTGCGCAACGGACAAATGATTTCTCCcttgaattatttttgcaCACAAGTCCTGCatgaatatatttctttaacTAATGACAGCGACgagtaaattaaataaaaataaatatctaTAAAGGGAAAACTTCGATAATCTAACGAATTATAAAAGAGTGTTccgaaaaagaaaataatataaaaataattgttgGAAGTTAGCATATCTATATAAacataacaaaataaactaaatttttatatagagaaaataataataaggatagtaataaaaatatatacgtTCCACGTACCATATATTATCTattgaaacaaaaataaaataaaataaaataaaataaaaattatacctCTCCTTTTATCAGCTTTGGCTATTGACAGCCAATTCCATAATCAATCTAGTAGTTAAATGCAAAAAAGGGTAAGCAGAAAAAGTACTCATCTCTTCCTCGGTACTGCTACTGTTGCTGCTCCCTTCTTCACCATTACTAGTTTCCCATCCGTCAAATTTAAAGTCAACTAAATAATTGTTAGGCTCAATCTGAAATAATTGAATAACCATTCTCATCAAGTCTGGTATTTTCCTTTGTTGATCAAGGGACCCAGTATCATATCTCCATCTTACTTTAATAGTCCATAGATCTTCTTCACTGGGTTTTGCCCATTCTGCTCCCAAGTTTTTCAAGGCGATATAAATTTCACCCATTACATCCAATGGATAGGACCTAGATCTGATACCAAAATGCCACTTggtttttgattttttgttatttaaagGTGTTATTTTCATGGCTGCTCGTGATCCTTGTTGCATCATATTAGCTCTATGTATTTGTGGTAGCGAACTGGGTAAGATCGCAATAGTACTTGTTTCATCTGGACCCACATCGTTATTAAAGGATGATGGATAATAATTGGAAGTATTAGATGGTTTCATAATACGGTGGTGTTTAGTCTCGTTGCTTtcatttgttgttgtagaTGGGGGTGAACTTAAAAATGAGCTTGATGATTGATCATACACCGGTGGTGATTGAGACAAGAAAGTTTCAAActcattgtttttaaaatcattattgttattgtttttcaaatccTCGATGAACTTCTGGTTTTCTTTAATCAATAGATACGCATCTCTGATTTCGTTATAAGCAGGTGTATTATTGCCAGATTCTAGAGCATCATAAATTTCGTTTTTCTCGTAGCCCATCGTAGAAGCTAGCATATTAACCATACCATCGTTAATTTCCTCTTCGTGCTGTGAACCTTCTTTAGCATCTTTGTTGGACTGCTTATCTTCTTGCTGCTTATCATCACTATCAGCGACGGCACTTCCTTTTAAATCTGGTGGTAGCAAATATTCAGGCAAATCCACTTTAAACCACTCGTCTTGGAATATTTCATGAATGGTAATTCTATTTAATGGGTTAACGATTAacattctttttattaaattggaTGCCCCTGGACTTAAGAATTTGGGCAAAGTGTAAACACCATTGctaatgtttttaaatagtaCTGGAATACTTTCATCATCAAAGGGCAAACGGCGACATAACATAACGTATAAGATGACACCGCATGACCAAACATCGACTTCAGGACCTGCATACAATTTACCACTAATAACTTCTGGAGCAGCGTAATTGGGAGACCCACAAGAAGTTTTCAAAAAGTTACCATCAGTCATAATGTTGGATAACCCAAAATCTGCAATTTTAACGTTCAAATTATCGTCCAATAGCAAGTTTTCTGGTTTTAAATCTCTATGGACAATCTTGTGTCTGTGACAGTACTCTACAGCACTAATAATCTGTTGGAAAAACCTACGGGCTTCCTGCTCGCTCATCTTATCCCTTTGGACAATATAATCAAACAATTCGTTGCTGGCATATTCTATAACCATGataatttcttctttacTCTTGATGACGTCGTACAATTTGATAATATGTGGATGTCTTAGTAATCTCAAATAGGAAATTTCACGTTCTATACGGCCTTGCATATCGCTCTTGGCCAAAACCTTTTTATTGATGATTTTCAAAGCAACCTTTTGGTTTGTAGTGATGTGATAAGCTAATTTGACTTTACCAAAAGAACCTTCGCCCAACGTTTTGATAATTTGGTATTTCCCGATCCTCTGAGAAATGGTACTGGTACTACCGTTGGATGGTTTATGGGAATTATGGTTACTGCTTTGACGATGGTGATGGTGATGGTGATGATGAGTCCCGTTACTTTTACTGGTTGTAGGACTACTGTTGGTGGTAGTGGTACTACTatgatggtgatgatgatggtggTGATGGTGGTGAGAACCATTGCTACTAGATCGGTCGCTAGTGTTGGTAGCATTGGTGTCCGATATTATTGGTTGTTGATTTTCACTAATAGTGTTATTACTCATTATATGGATACTTGGAGGAGGGGGGGGGAggtggtaataatataaatatacggatatatacttttttttcctttccttttcttttctttttttgtttttgtttattgtttCTGGTGTGATTAATTTGTAGgtaaaatatcaataaatgGAAAGGAATAAATATGAacatataattttttttttatttatttattttagagGGAACGGGCAGGGGAGAGAAAACGAAGGGGCAGGACCACGTAGGTGCGGGCCTTTGTTTGCCACCGTTTctcttgttgttgtttttcttttccttcaaTGGCTACTTGTCCGGTATGGTAATCCGATCGTTCACGGACTGCTTgtagtttttaattttattttaattttacaacaagaaaaaaaaagagagaaaattaaattaaaaaaaaaaaaaaaaaaaaaaaacaaaaggacataataaaatatgacAATGTCACTAACAAATCTCGTTTAATTAACTATTTAccatgttttttttttttttgtttttttttccattttttttatttttcctttttcttttttttgttgagaaagtaaaacaattatgaaaatagtaataaaaaaagtattttatttggaaAGTGGTTAGCATTTGCTTCTactgcttttttttttgtttcttcttttttatttattttgttattctttgttttccttttcctttctcttctttctttcttttttttattccattAAGTCATCTTTCATTGCTTTACCCCCTCCTCAATCTTACCATccaacaagaaaaaaaaaaacatctcttttcaaattaaaagTCACAACTCATCAGAATAATAGaacttgataataaaaataagtttgATCGCTTCATACAAAATGAGTACTCGTGAAAGTGTAATAAGAcatatcaataaaaattataggGCATCTTTGCACGATTACATCTATGTTTATGGTACAGTCGACGAAAAGTTACCGATTCGTCAGCTTAGATTAGTTGATTGTGATTTAGATTCAATCACAATTAGCTACTTAAAGGATTTCCAATTAcaagatgatgaagatttatttgaaattattaaatttgatCAAGGCACCAGAAAATGTTTGAATTATGCAGAAGTACAAGATAAATTGATTGAAATGGCTGAAGTAGCtgctaaaaaaagaaatttatcACATATCCAAATAAATGAAATGAGATATCCTACGAGTTTTTTagatatattaataattatattggTATTTCTTCCAACAATGAGCTATATTTGGCTATTGCCGTTACAggatttattgaaaaagtcTGAGTTACCTATAATTGTATTTCTGTCTCAAAATCTTTTCCAACCCAAGATACTAATAGGAATCCAATTGGCTGCTATTTTTACACACtttttagaaatatatatattattaaaacctAAGTTGACGTTCTATCGTGTTCCAACAGATTATTTAGTGGAGTGGTGGTTTTTCGGATTGTTAGAAGGATATGGTGTTATAAGAAGATTCAATGAAGTTATCAAGGAAAAGAAGCAACAGCAAAAACGgttaaaaaggaaataaaatgaaagaaagataatatataatatttgtaaaaaaaaaaaaaaaaaaagtataataaaatttagtATTGCATTTAACTTAATTACTTGatgtaataaaaagagggaaaagaaaattactgcatcaaaacaaatatacaAAATGCACTAAGATAATGAACAagattaaatttatttgtattgtctttttttttttttttatcgcTTTTTTATcgcttctttttttctttaattattatttttaaaaattaataataaatttgtttatcAATTTATAGACAAGACACATAAATAACGTATACCGTTGACAACTAAAAGGAAAACATCTTATATTATTGTAGATTTATAACATTGCAAACAATACTATTTGatatcatatatatatatatatatatatatatgtatcaaaaaaaaaaaaagaaaaaaaatgtgtcGTTTAATTGAAACAGACAACGATAAGATGAATGATACAAATAATGAGGAACACGATAGTATAAATCAATGCTGTTGTATCCAACcacttttttattcctctatttatttttcgaACCTTTtacattatttatttattagaaaTGAATTAACCGTATTAATGTTAGGATTACAGGGAAGTGGTAAAACTactataataaatatgCTAAGTAATCAAGGTAGAAACAACAAACATCCAATTTATGATGTAAATACTATaccaaataacaatattaagCACCCATTGAAAAGTGGTAAAATACAGATTGGTGATGAAAAgcatattttccaatttttggACTTTAGCGGGCAAAAGCGATTGGAATCTTCTTGGAAAacatattttatcaaaaatcactcaaataaaatagatgtaataatatatgttttagATATAAGcgattttattaaatgggatcaaacaaagaaaagttttcaagaaaatttaatattcttggaacaagaacaacaaaGAAGTAGTAGGACAGTAGATAAAAAGATACCTATTTTGATAATAGGTAATAAAATTGACAATTTCAACGGAAGTGCTAGTTATACAGACAATGGTTGTACCAGTTCGACACAAATGTTTTCTCATAAATCTATTCTTTTAAggaaaaattcaaaaaacaACATGTACATTATCTCAGATGAACCTGGTATTGTAAGCAGTAGTGTTAGTGCATTGAGTATTAATTCTACTGGAACCAATATAATACATGATGAGAGAGATTATTACAATAAAATAGTGAACTATGTGATAAATGAGGATACAATGTATTATTTAGAGAATACAGGTATATTATGTAAACAATTAGGGTTGGATATTCAGAATAGACGGTTATATTATGAAGATGGGAATGCAAAAGTTATAGAACTCAAGTCAGATATAGATGTTATAACGATTAGTTGTAAAGattgtattaaaataaatgagGTTATACTGTGGCTAAGTAAGTTACAAATTTGAAGGGGGGGGAGAAGAGAATGATTTGGGTGAGTGCGGGTAATTTggatatatttatttattttggcTTAGCAacacaacaaaaaaaaaaaaaaaaaaaaagggggtggtggtggtggtagtTTTATAGGTTGAAGATACACagaaaagaaaactttctttctaaaaataaacaagatTCAAAGCGGGGGGGGGGAAGGCAGCAGtgggaaaagaaagaaaaactcAAGTTTTTAACTTACCAGCTGAAAAAGAATGCGGGGTAGagaaaagaatatatttgttaattttttaatgggaATGGCAAATAGGGATTCAAAGGGGGACCAAAATCCCAGTGGGGAGAGGCAAAGGGGAGAGGCAAAGGGGAGAGGCAAAGGGAAGAGCCACTGGTAGAAACTACAGGGCCCACCACTCCTTTTACTGTTTTTCTTAtcaccaaaaataaaatttaaaatttaaaaaaaaattaaaaaaaaaattactgcaaaactaaacaaaaataaacaaaaataaacaaaaataaacaaaaataaaccaactttctaattttacataataaattataacaaataataaactatA
This window contains:
- the SNF1 gene encoding AMP-activated serine/threonine-protein kinase catalytic subunit SNF1 (similar to Saccharomyces cerevisiae YDR477W | SNF1 | Sucrose NonFermenting); translation: MSNNTISENQQPIISDTNATNTSDRSSSNGSHHHHHHHHHHHSSTTTTNSSPTTSKSNGTHHHHHHHHRQSSNHNSHKPSNGSTSTISQRIGKYQIIKTLGEGSFGKVKLAYHITTNQKVALKIINKKVLAKSDMQGRIEREISYLRLLRHPHIIKLYDVIKSKEEIIMVIEYASNELFDYIVQRDKMSEQEARRFFQQIISAVEYCHRHKIVHRDLKPENLLLDDNLNVKIADFGLSNIMTDGNFLKTSCGSPNYAAPEVISGKLYAGPEVDVWSCGVILYVMLCRRLPFDDESIPVLFKNISNGVYTLPKFLSPGASNLIKRMLIVNPLNRITIHEIFQDEWFKVDLPEYLLPPDLKGSAVADSDDKQQEDKQSNKDAKEGSQHEEEINDGMVNMLASTMGYEKNEIYDALESGNNTPAYNEIRDAYLLIKENQKFIEDLKNNNNNDFKNNEFETFLSQSPPVYDQSSSSFLSSPPSTTTNESNETKHHRIMKPSNTSNYYPSSFNNDVGPDETSTIAILPSSLPQIHRANMMQQGSRAAMKITPLNNKKSKTKWHFGIRSRSYPLDVMGEIYIALKNLGAEWAKPSEEDLWTIKVRWRYDTGSLDQQRKIPDLMRMVIQLFQIEPNNYLVDFKFDGWETSNGEEGSSNSSSTEEEMSTFSAYPFLHLTTRLIMELAVNSQS
- a CDS encoding uncharacterized protein (similar to Saccharomyces cerevisiae YDR476C | putative protein of unknown function), which codes for MSTRESVIRHINKNYRASLHDYIYVYGTVDEKLPIRQLRLVDCDLDSITISYLKDFQLQDDEDLFEIIKFDQGTRKCLNYAEVQDKLIEMAEVAAKKRNLSHIQINEMRYPTSFLDILIIILVFLPTMSYIWLLPLQDLLKKSELPIIVFLSQNLFQPKILIGIQLAAIFTHFLEIYILLKPKLTFYRVPTDYLVEWWFFGLLEGYGVIRRFNEVIKEKKQQQKRLKRK
- a CDS encoding uncharacterized protein (similar to Saccharomyces cerevisiae YPL051W | ARL3 | ADP-Ribosylation factor-Like) — its product is MNDTNNEEHDSINQCCCIQPLFYSSIYFSNLLHYLFIRNELTVLMLGLQGSGKTTIINMLSNQGRNNKHPIYDVNTIPNNNIKHPLKSGKIQIGDEKHIFQFLDFSGQKRLESSWKTYFIKNHSNKIDVIIYVLDISDFIKWDQTKKSFQENLIFLEQEQQRSSRTVDKKIPILIIGNKIDNFNGSASYTDNGCTSSTQMFSHKSILLRKNSKNNMYIISDEPGIVSSSVSALSINSTGTNIIHDERDYYNKIVNYVINEDTMYYLENTGILCKQLGLDIQNRRLYYEDGNAKVIELKSDIDVITISCKDCIKINEVILWLSKLQI